The DNA sequence TGGCGTGCGAAGACGCCGGCGTCGGCCTGCACCTGGTGCCGGCCAGCCCGGGCCGCGAGGACGTCGCCGCGGTGCACCGCGCGGGTGTCGACGGCTTCGTCGTCTACTCCGTGCCGGACGACGACCCGCACCTGGCCGCCGTGCTGGAGCGCCCGGTGCCGACGGTGATCATCGACCAGCCGAGCATCGAGGGCATCGACCGCGTCGGCCCGGACGACGCGGCGGCGGTCGGCAAGATCGCCGAGCACCTCGTCTCGCTGGGCCACCGGCAGGTCGGTGTCATCTGCATGCGGCTCGCCCGCGAGCGCAACGACGACTTCGTCTCCCCGGCGCGCCAGAGCGGCGCGCACTTCCACGTCCAGCGCACCCGCCTCGAAGCCCTCGCCGTGGCGTTCTCCGCCGCCGGCGTCGACTGGGCGGGTGTCCCGGTGGTCGAGCGCTTCGACCACACGGTGGACGACGGCGCCTCCGCCGCCCGGCAGCTGCTGGACGCGTACCCGCAGATCACGGCCGTGATCTGCACCTCGGACATCCTCGCGCTCGGTGCCATGGCCGAGGCCGAACGGCGCGGGCTGCGGGTACCGCAGGACCTGACCGTCACCGGCTTCGACGGCATCGCCGAGGCCGAGCGGATCGGGCTCACCACGGTCCACCAGCCGGTGCTCGAAAAGGGCAAGACGGCCGGCCGGCTGCTGCTCAGCTCGGGCGAGCGGAGCGCGCCGAAGGTGATCACGCTGCCGACCGAGCTGCGCGTCGGGCGCACGTCGGCGCCGCCGCGGACGGTCGAGGAGCCCTGGTTCGGCGGGTAGAAACCCGTGACATTGCTCGTAGTGCATTGCCCGATCGCACACCGCCCGGTCCAATGGAGGGGACAAGCCCGCGCCGCGGGGCCACTGGCCGGAAGGTGACCGATGACCTCGATCGACGTACTGCTCAAGCGCAACCAGGAGCTCGGCGAGGTCACGCCCGGCGACCGGTCCTCCCCCAAGCCGTCACTCCAGGTGGCCATCCTGACCTGCATGGACGCCCGGATCCGGGTCTTCGAGCTGTTCGGCCTCCTGCAAGGCGAGTCGCACGTCCTCCGCAACGCGGGCGGCGTGGTGACCGACGACATGATCCGCTCGCTGGCCCTTTCGCAGCGCAAGCTCGGCACCCGCGAGGTGCTGATCGTGCAGCACACCGAGTGCGGCCTGTCGATGGTCACCGAGGACGACTTCAAGGACGAGCTGGAGTCCGACACCGGCCTGCGCCCGACCTGGTCGGTCGAGGCGTTCCGCAACGTCGAGAACAGCGTCCGGACGTCGGTGGAGCGGGTGCGGCGCAGCGCTTACCTGCCGCACACGGAGAACGTGCGCGGGTTCGTGTACGACGTCAAGACCGGGAAGCTCACCGAGGTCCAGTAGGCGTTGCGCGTCCTCTTCGCCGCCCTCGCGTCGGCCGGCCACACGTACCCGATGGTCCCGCTCGCGATCGCGGCGCGGGACGTCGGGCACGAGGTGCACTTCGCGGCCGGCGAGCACGTCCACGCGCCGCTGCACCGGCTCGGGCTGAACCCCTTCCGGCCCGCGGACTCGTTCTACGAGATCTACGCCGAGGACCTCGGGCCGGACCTGGTGCGGCTGCGGCCGGACCTGGTCGTGCCCGGGTGGGGTGTCCCGGAGGTGGCCGTCGCCGCGCGGCGCGCCGGGATCCCCGCCCTGTGGCACGGCTTCGGCAGGCTGTTCCCCCGGGACATCGGGCTCGTGCGGCCGGACGGCGGCCGCCACCTGGACATCTGCCCGCCGTCCCTGCAGGACGAGGACTTCCTCGCGGCCGCCGACCGGATCGCCCTGCGCCCGGTGCCGTTCTCGGAACCGGCACCGCCGGTGACCGGCCGCCCGCTCGTGTACCTGACGCTCGGCACCGCGTTCGGCACCCCGGAGGTGCTCACCACGGCGATCCGCGGACTGGCCGCGCTCGGCTCGCACGTCGTCGTCGCCACCGGCCGGGTGCGCCCGGCGGAGCTCGGCGGCCTGCCGGGCAACGTCACGGCCCGGGCGTGGGTGGACCAGGCCGAGCTGCTGCCGCACGCCGACCTCGTGGTGCACCACGGCGGCAGCGGCACCACCCTCGGCGCGCTGGCCGCCGGCGTCCCGCAGCTGGTCCTGCCGCAGGGCGCCGACCAGTTCGCCAACGCCGAAGCGCTCCTCGCCGCGGGCGCCGCACTGCGCCTCCTGCCGGGCGAACTGAGCGCGGACGCCGTCACCGAACAGGCCCGGAAAGCACCCGGCCTGCGCGACGCGGCCCGCGCGCTGGCCGGCGAGATCGCCGGGATGCCGTCGCCGGACGAGGTCGCCCGCCGGCTGCCGGAGTGGGCGAAGTAGCCTCCCGGCGTGGCTGTGGACGCTGACGTACTGCTCGACTGGTTCTCCACGCGCGGCCGGGACCTGCCGTGGCGCGAGCCGGACTGCTCGGCGTGGGGCGTGCTGGTCAGCGAAATCATGCTCCAGCAGACCCCGGTCGCCCGCGTGCAGCCGATCTGGCACGAATGGCTGGCGCGCTGGCCGGTGCCCTCGGCGCTGGCCGCGTCCACGCCGGGCGAGGTCGTCCGCGCCTGGGGCAAGCTCGGCTACCCGCGCCGCGCGCTGCGGCTGCACGAAGCCGCCGGGGTGATCGCACGCGACCACGGCGACGTCGTCCCGTCCGATGTGGACACCCTGCTCGCGCTGCCCGGCATCGGCGCCTACACCGCGCGGGCCGTCGCCGCGTTCGCCTACGGGCGGCGGGCGCCCGTCGTCGACACCAACGTGCGGCGGGTCGTCGCGCGGGCCGTGCACGGGGCCGGGGACGCCGGGCCCGCGTCGAACACCCGGGACATGGCCGACGTCGAAGCGCTGCTGCCGGCCGAGGACGCGCCCGCCGCGAAGTTCTCCGCCGCGATCATGGAGCTCGGCGCGCTGATCTGCACCGCGCGTTCGCCGCGGTGCGCGGACTGCCCCGTCTACGACGAGTGCGCGTGGCAGCTGGCCGGCCGCCCGGAGTACGCCGGCCCGGCCAAGCCGGTGCAGAAGTTCGCCGGCACCGACCGGCAGGTCCGCGGGCGGCTGCTGGACGTCCTGCGCGGCAGCGAGGGCCCGGTCGAGAAGGCGAAGCTGGACCTCGTCTGGCACGACGCCGGGCAGCGCGACCGCTGCCTGGATTCCCTGCTGACGGACGGCCTCCTCGAACAGACCCGCGACGGGCTCTTCGCCCTGCCGGGTGAACACTGACGCACTACGACCAAAGTTGGTCAATAGTTGTCATCGGCGCGATGCGGAGTTACCTTTCTCCCCATGGTCACTGTTGACCGCCGGACCCTGCTCAAGGCGGGGGTGACCGCGACCGCGGCCGGCGCACTGGGGATGACGACCACGGGGACGGCCACGGCGGCCGTGCCGACACCGACGATCCACCCGACGTCCGAGTGGGGCGCCCGGCCCGCCACCGGCACGATCGTGGTGGAGAACCACAAGCCGACGTACATCGTCGTGCACCACACGGTGGACCCGGGCAACAACACCGACTACTCGCTGGCGCACGCCCTCCAGATCTCGCGCGACATCCAGAACTTCCACATGGACACGCGCGGCTGGATCGACACCGGCCAGCAGTTCACGAACAGCCGCGGCGGGTTCATCACCGAGGGGCGGCACCGCAGCCTCGAAATCCTGCGCGGCGGCACCCAGCACGTGCAGGGCGCGAACGTCGGCAACCACAACAGCGAGTGCATCGGCATCGAGAACGAAGGCCTGTACAGCACGGTCGACGTCACGACCGCGCTGTGGAACTCGCTGGTCGGCCTGGTCGCCTACATCGCGCACCAGTACTCGATCACCCCCGAATTCATCAAGGGCCACCGCGACTTCAACTCGACCGAGTGCTGCGGCCAGGTGCTCTACGACCGGCTGCCGGAGCTGCGGACGGCGGTGGGCCGCGTCCTCGGCGTCTCGGTCGCGCGCACCGAGGCGGAGTGGCCGCTGCTCAAGCCCGGCGCCACCGGCAAGAAGGTGCAGCTGGCGCAGCAGTTCCTGCGGTCTTCGGGCTTCGACGTGCCGACCGACGGCGTCTTCGGGCAGTCCACAACGGACGCCGTCGCCGCGCTGGCCGCCCGGGCCGGGCTCGAGAAGGACACGTGCACCGCGGCGAAGGCGGCCGGCGAAACCGGCTTCCTCGGCGCCGACGTCTGGCCGCTGATCGTCCCTTCCGACCGCTCGACCGCGGCCTGGCGGGCGGACCTCGCCCGCACCTGATCTCGCGCGTGACCAGGCGGTCGGTGCGCCGGGCTCAACGGCGCGCTCGGTGTGCCGTCCGCCTGGTCACGCGTGGTTCACCGGCCAAGGACGTCGCTCAGGAAGGCTTCGACCGCGCCGCGGTAGGTCTCCGGGGCCTCGTCGTGGGGCAGGTGCGCCGAACCCGGCACCACGAGGTGCTTCGCGCCCGGCACCCGCGCCGCGACGGCGGCCTGCTGGCCGGGCGGCATCGCCGTGTGCTCGCCTTCGACCAGCAGCAGCGGGCAGCGGATGGCGTCGACGACGTCCCAGTAGTCGCGGCGGCCCCACTCGGCCGCGATGACGTACAGATCCGCCAGGTCGGCGACCAGGTGGTAGCCGTCTTCGCGCTCCTCGACGCAGTCCGCGAAGTACTCGCCCGCGTCGCCGAAGAACTCGCGGACGTGGTCGAGCGACTTGAACGGCACCGGCCAGCTCTCGAAGTACCCGCGCCAGGTCTCGACGGTCCGGCCGCGCTGGTCCGGCGCGAAGTCCTCGGACACGACCGCGCGCACCAGCTCCGGGTGCTTCGCGGCGGTCGCCCACGCGTGCAGGCCACCCATCGAATGCCCGATGAGCACGGCCGGGCCCGCGTCGAGGGTCCGGAGCGCTTCGGCGACGTCGTCGACGAAGCGCTCGGTCGTCCAGGGGCCGACGCGCGGGGCGCTGCCGTGGCCGCGCGCGTCGAGGCCGTACACCGCGCCGTAGGGCCGGAGCCACTCCGCGACCCGCCGCCACGTCCGCGCGCGGCCCATCAGTCCGTGGAGCAGAACGATCGGCACGCCGGTGCCGCCGAAACAGAGCACGCGGCCACCTAACCACAAAACCGCAGGTGCGGAACGTGACCAAGTGATCGCTTTCCATCACCTATGGTGGTCGTATGCGCCGCCGACTCGCCGCCCTTGCCGTCTGCGCCGCGGTGGTCGTCGCCGCGGCGTGCAGCGGCGACGCCGTCTCCGGCGTGCCCCAGCCGCCGCCCATGCACCCGTTCCCGGGCGCGGCCGGCGCCGGTGATCCGTATTACCCGGAGGACGGCAACGGCGGCTACGACGCCCTCGGCTACCAGGTGGGCGTCACCTACGACCCGCCGAGCGGCCACCTCGACGGCGACACGACGGTCACCGCGAAGGCCACCCAGGACCTCAGCCGGTTCGACCTCGACCTGCGCGGGCTGGACGTGCGCGGCGTCGACGTCGACGGGCAGCCGGCGCGCTTCGGCCGGGAAAAGGCGCACGAACTGGTCATCACGCCGGCGGCGCCGATCCGCGCCG is a window from the Amycolatopsis sp. cg9 genome containing:
- a CDS encoding glycosyltransferase, whose translation is MRVLFAALASAGHTYPMVPLAIAARDVGHEVHFAAGEHVHAPLHRLGLNPFRPADSFYEIYAEDLGPDLVRLRPDLVVPGWGVPEVAVAARRAGIPALWHGFGRLFPRDIGLVRPDGGRHLDICPPSLQDEDFLAAADRIALRPVPFSEPAPPVTGRPLVYLTLGTAFGTPEVLTTAIRGLAALGSHVVVATGRVRPAELGGLPGNVTARAWVDQAELLPHADLVVHHGGSGTTLGALAAGVPQLVLPQGADQFANAEALLAAGAALRLLPGELSADAVTEQARKAPGLRDAARALAGEIAGMPSPDEVARRLPEWAK
- a CDS encoding beta-class carbonic anhydrase, whose product is MTSIDVLLKRNQELGEVTPGDRSSPKPSLQVAILTCMDARIRVFELFGLLQGESHVLRNAGGVVTDDMIRSLALSQRKLGTREVLIVQHTECGLSMVTEDDFKDELESDTGLRPTWSVEAFRNVENSVRTSVERVRRSAYLPHTENVRGFVYDVKTGKLTEVQ
- a CDS encoding peptidoglycan recognition family protein, which encodes MVTVDRRTLLKAGVTATAAGALGMTTTGTATAAVPTPTIHPTSEWGARPATGTIVVENHKPTYIVVHHTVDPGNNTDYSLAHALQISRDIQNFHMDTRGWIDTGQQFTNSRGGFITEGRHRSLEILRGGTQHVQGANVGNHNSECIGIENEGLYSTVDVTTALWNSLVGLVAYIAHQYSITPEFIKGHRDFNSTECCGQVLYDRLPELRTAVGRVLGVSVARTEAEWPLLKPGATGKKVQLAQQFLRSSGFDVPTDGVFGQSTTDAVAALAARAGLEKDTCTAAKAAGETGFLGADVWPLIVPSDRSTAAWRADLART
- a CDS encoding alpha/beta fold hydrolase — its product is MLCFGGTGVPIVLLHGLMGRARTWRRVAEWLRPYGAVYGLDARGHGSAPRVGPWTTERFVDDVAEALRTLDAGPAVLIGHSMGGLHAWATAAKHPELVRAVVSEDFAPDQRGRTVETWRGYFESWPVPFKSLDHVREFFGDAGEYFADCVEEREDGYHLVADLADLYVIAAEWGRRDYWDVVDAIRCPLLLVEGEHTAMPPGQQAAVAARVPGAKHLVVPGSAHLPHDEAPETYRGAVEAFLSDVLGR
- a CDS encoding LacI family DNA-binding transcriptional regulator, coding for MGRPIRTRRQATLASLAAELGVSRTTVSNAYNRPDQLSPELRRRVLETARRLGYPGPDPVARSLRTRKAGAVGLLLTENLSYAFRDPAAVGVLEGLALACEDAGVGLHLVPASPGREDVAAVHRAGVDGFVVYSVPDDDPHLAAVLERPVPTVIIDQPSIEGIDRVGPDDAAAVGKIAEHLVSLGHRQVGVICMRLARERNDDFVSPARQSGAHFHVQRTRLEALAVAFSAAGVDWAGVPVVERFDHTVDDGASAARQLLDAYPQITAVICTSDILALGAMAEAERRGLRVPQDLTVTGFDGIAEAERIGLTTVHQPVLEKGKTAGRLLLSSGERSAPKVITLPTELRVGRTSAPPRTVEEPWFGG
- a CDS encoding A/G-specific adenine glycosylase; this translates as MAVDADVLLDWFSTRGRDLPWREPDCSAWGVLVSEIMLQQTPVARVQPIWHEWLARWPVPSALAASTPGEVVRAWGKLGYPRRALRLHEAAGVIARDHGDVVPSDVDTLLALPGIGAYTARAVAAFAYGRRAPVVDTNVRRVVARAVHGAGDAGPASNTRDMADVEALLPAEDAPAAKFSAAIMELGALICTARSPRCADCPVYDECAWQLAGRPEYAGPAKPVQKFAGTDRQVRGRLLDVLRGSEGPVEKAKLDLVWHDAGQRDRCLDSLLTDGLLEQTRDGLFALPGEH